The Primulina eburnea isolate SZY01 unplaced genomic scaffold, ASM2296580v1 ctg739_ERROPOS11973397, whole genome shotgun sequence sequence CATATATGGAAAAAGAATCACATGGAGTGGAGAATTTAGGTTTTATTCGAAAAGATGCTTATAATTATCTGAATTATGTCACTAAGGGACACTCGAGGGTTGAAAATGGAGATGCTTTTGAGTTGATACGATATTTTAAAACCAAATCAAACGAGGAAGACTTGTTTTATTGGGATATTCAGATGGATGAAAATGGTCgtttgtcaaattttttttacagAGATAGTCGAGCTAGGATTGATTTTGAGTATTTCGGTGATGTGCTTTCTTTTGATACAACTTATCGGACTAATAGATATAATTTAATATGTGCTCCATTTGTTGGCATAAATCATCATATGGATAATGTGATGTTTGGGTTAGCTTTCATGTCTGATGAAACAGAGACTTCATTTCAGTGGTTGTTTAAGACATTTCTTGAATCTATGGGGGGGAAACAACCAGaaacaattttcacagatcaatGTCAAGCAATGATGAATGCTATTGAATCGGTGTTTCCATGTTCACAACATCGTCTTTGCCAATGACACATTTCAAAAAATGCCCCTTCACATTTGGGTAATTTGAATGTCAATCATGAATTTAAAGGCATGTTTATGAAGTGTATGCAATTTTGTGATTCCGAGGAAGAATTTGATGTGGTGTGGAAAAAAATGATTGGTGAGTTTGGTCTTGAAAACCATTCGTGGTTGAGGGGAATGTACAAGTTGCGACATAAATGGTCAACAGCCTTTAGtaatcaaaaattttgtgctgGGCTTAAGGCTACCTCTAGAAGTGAATGCACAAACTCTGTTTTGAAAGATGGTGGAAAGAGAACTTTTACTCTATTTGAATTTGTGAATAGatttgaagaaattcagaaacGGTGGCGgataaaagaaaatgaaaaagactATAAGTGCCGACATAAGATGCCTACACTCGTAGTGAAAAATCAACCGTTGCTACAGCATGCCGCATTTGTTTATACAATTGACATCTACAAAATCTTTGAAAAGGAGTTAGTGAATTCTTTAAACATTGAGTTTGATCATCCCCCTACATTCACGGGCAATCCAATGAAGTTTGACATAAGATCGGTTGGACAATCAAATAGGATCCAAAATGTCACATTTGATGTGGAAACTAATGAAATCAAATGCACTTGTCATTATTTTGAAACAGTTGGAGTGTTGTGTAAGCACATTTTGATTGTTTTAAAATTCATGAATGTCCATTCGATACCAACAACATACATAAAAATGCGATGGACGAAGACAATTAGAAATAGGATACAATGTTGTGAAAATTTCAGCATGGAGTGTGGGAAAGATTCAGATGTTGTGTATAGAAATCAAATGATGAGACTTTGTTATGATCTCATTACAAAAAGTACGGTTCATGTTGATTCGAAAAACTTGATCAAAAGAAGACTTCAAAGTCTTTCACTGGAGATAAATGAGATGTTTGAGAACATGAAATTAGATGTTGAAATTGCTGGTGAAATTGTTGATGAAGATGATCAtgacatgaatcaaatgattgtACGTGATCCTGCTCATATTAGATCAAAGAGAACTAATAACTCTGGAATGACAAGCCATTGGATTtcaaaaggaaagaaaaaaaaagataataCTTATATCTAAATTTACACTGTAATTATAGCACATTTCACTTTATCATGCTATAGtgtgtattatttgaaaatgtAATGTATTAACCTATTTTttgtttgttatatatatatatataacaggaAGAATGATGAAAAATACAACAAGTAAAGTTCAAAACATTCAATATGCAAGAGATGAACtttttcttggagcaacaaTTGGTCATCCACATCATTCTCATCAAAATGGAGCTCAAGAAATGCACCATCTTCATTGGTCATCTCAAATATCTTGTCCAACATTAAATTATGTTATGCATGGTGTaagtaaaattattattattgtttgattatatataaatacattGAAATTACTCACCTGTTGTTTTTAAAGGAACACGGACATGAATTACATAACAATTGGAGTGGTCTCAATCCAAATGAAATGCAACATTTATCTCATAAATTTTCACAGGTTAGTCTTACCAAGTTTTAGAAGATatgaatattattattatatttttatgaataTGAATGgtcattaattattataaactGGGTGCATTATTTTGTAGGATGATTGAAGACCTTGCTGATGGTAGAATGACTTTTGGAGATTTTTGATGGTGTGACTAGAACATGATTTTTGCTTGTTCACAGTGAATATAATGTTGTTCAACTATTTGTTGAAACACATATGATGTtctaattattataaaattacaTTTGAATGTTGTTGTTTCATATTTCGTATTAGTTTTATAgatataaatttgaaaatatatagTTACAATATTATGAATcctttttttgtaaatattatgtCATACTAGGTATGACACTAGTTaggagaaaaaggaaacaagaaaaataacaataaatgaggaaatagaaaaattaaaaaaattaagaaagaaAAAACAACATTTGTAATTTGTAATGATAAGTTAACGTAACCAAGAAAGAGAAATTAAAAAAGTTGAGAGAGAAAATAGCAATAAATTAggaaagagaaaagaaaagaaaaattaaaaagacaaacaaaataaaataataagacGAGACACGTGTCAATTATTTGATGCAGAGGGAGTAAAGCTCCCGGTGGAGCATAGACTCTCCCCAACTTCACTACATGATTGTATATATACAGCCTCAGTACTATTTTTTTTCTCATATTTTGAGGAGGCGACTACAATCAGAAGTCCTAAATCTCATCCTTCACTTTGGGACACAAATGTAACATAATCAAAATTCCATGTCaggtttttaaattttttatacatCACAAATGtgtgttattttataaaatttaaggaGTATTGTAACCTATAAATAAAATCGATTCTTCacttttcatttaaaaaaagtttTTGTGTTTCTTAgcctcaaatttttcttctgcATTTGCTTTTCTCAATTTGATTCAATTCAAAAGTTGGTTTCATATTAATTCTGGTTTCATATTATTCTGATTCCACTCATTCAATAGTCAAACCACAAAGAACAAAGGAAGCTAAAGACTCAATGTTGGCCAAATAATTACATACATCACTAATTAAATTAGTGCAATATTGATTTTGGTTTACTACATCGAGTGCACAACTCATGAATAGTACAAAACGTTCTTTCCTCAAAGATTATAAAATCATGGACAGCAATCCATAATtttcaaacaatttttttagCGGTTCACGATCATGAAAAAACTAACAGTTGAACAATCTTTCGGTCTGAACACAGTAGGCACAACAGCTGACGAGGAGTTCCCCTCCGCCTCTTCTCCAGCTGCCGATTCCACCCGTGTAGTCTCTGCCCCTGCTGACTCCACCGAGTCGGATGCATCAGAGCAGAAAAACCTTGGGTAAAAATGCTTGCTCCTCCCATTTTTCCCTCTCTGAGAATTCAGCGCCCGGAGCAATGGGGGCACGATATCCCCAGAAGAAACCTGACACCCAATGTACGCCCCGAATTGGCAAGAGGCGAGGACCTTCAGCATGGGGAATGGTTAAGAAAATCAAGAGTCTTGGGAGATAATTCCGGGATCCGAAGGCGATGGAAAGCTAGGGTTACATGAGGGACTGAAATTGAACCGCCATTGACGACCGATTGAAGAAAGCTTGGGGAAGAAGACGCACGAGACTGAAGACTTCAGTCGGGGGTTTAACTCCAGCATAAAAACCTTGGGTTTCTGCTTGTTGACGAAACTGCCCTTCagaaaaaaaaagtaatataaattctgaaaaaaaataaatccaCTTTTTAAAGTGATTGTTTTTTAAGTATCTAATTAAGTTAAAACTTAATCTACACAATACAATACACAAAAGCAATTAAA is a genomic window containing:
- the LOC140822238 gene encoding protein FAR1-RELATED SEQUENCE 5-like, producing the protein MEDLILNDGEGVIGNIICTNEDNKAENEETSDVEKKHVSTVEEFEQRLAIGQTIKSIDDAYLLYCEYAHTKGFSARRGKEAYFSGSKDLYMKEFECSSQGIKDGKRSTNNNRPLYQNLETRTKCKARLRIRRKKNEDWKVTIFEMNHNHEMVDESQRYLLRSARKVSYAQGETLRVMSEAGIKPSSVLSYMEKESHGVENLGFIRKDAYNYLNYVTKGHSRVENGDAFELIRYFKTKSNEEDLFYWDIQMDENGRLSNFFYRDSRARIDFEYFGDVLSFDTTYRTNRYNLICAPFVGINHHMDNVMFGLAFMSDETETSFQWLFKTFLESMGGKQPETIFTDQCQAMMNAIESCMQFCDSEEEFDVVWKKMIGEFGLENHSWLRGMYKLRHKWSTAFSNQKFCAGLKATSRSECTNSVLKDGGKRTFTLFEFVNRFEEIQKRWRIKENEKDYKCRHKMPTLVVKNQPLLQHAAFVYTIDIYKIFEKELVNSLNIEFDHPPTFTGNPMKFDIRSVGQSNRIQNVTFDVETNEIKCTCHYFETVGVLCKHILIVLKFMNVHSIPTTYIKMRWTKTIRNRIQCCENFSMECGKDSDVVYRNQMMRLCYDLITKSTVHVDSKNLIKRRLQSLSLEINEMFENMKLDVEIAGEIVDEDDHDMNQMIVRDPAHIRSKRTNNSGMTSHWISKGKKKKDNTYI